The following coding sequences lie in one Spinacia oleracea cultivar Varoflay chromosome 1, BTI_SOV_V1, whole genome shotgun sequence genomic window:
- the LOC110791773 gene encoding uncharacterized protein → MERIKIPTGRYDGTTDPKDHCTTFEQHMMLYTDSDAMWCKVFPSTLLGGAASWYKGIEAHSIYSFRQLQASFLSRFVSKQKRKKSSGELMSFAQRDREPLRDYLTRFNNESITIPNLQQEVAVLALMRGMQECEFKKYLSRKSYTNLGDVLHKANEYIRGDEMMKISNVVVATGGNVGYNPGYNPQTGKGGNNFHQSNNQQGAGQRNQNNINANPQGQRSRQDRRESRGLFDNYTPLNTPRTAIYNINKKMDGWRRPPPMQSRERNVKKFCDFHNEHGHLTEDCRDLKDNIEDMVRKGYFSQYRARQGNGNNNSVGGNPTNSYRPQQQNQQQYPRIEQPYQPPRIEQKQPETSARAEQRDGGKKPPVYVISGGPVHGGTISGASRSLEEHRHMVNFHNTRVWPNPPSIPVMTFSESDCRGIIFPHDDPLVLTIDIANADVNRVLVDGGSSANIIFWEAFKQLHIPEDELQRVNYPVIGFSGSTVYPEGSIRLPVKIGEGSEMRDLMVDFLIIKVPAAYNVIIGRPFIHDVQAVVSTYHLTMIYMSNLERPAKIRGSQLAARSCYLTALRTPGRMVPEVNLTTEPARQEVHLTTKPARQEQLSKRKSCTKRGRTDLNMEHFDERPVSAPRPTPDGLTENIELEVGNMDRTIVIGTEMGSDMKVNLISLLREHADILAFSADEMPGIDPEIMVHRLNADRNVRPVRQKKRNFSMEKMTAIQEEVDKLLAAGFIEPCDYPEWLANVVMVKKLSGSWRMCVDFTNLNRACPKDFYPLPRIDRLVHSTSGHAMLSFLDAFSGYHQVSLHKSDRKKAAFITDAGVFCYKAMPFGLKNAGATYQRLVDKVFADQKGRNVEVYVDDSIVKSRKEEDHVSDLRETFETLRKYRMKLNPKKCVFGVRSGKFLGFLVSERGIDANPEKVEAIISLPQPKSVKDIQRLTGKMAALNRFVSKSADKQMPFFTTLRQNKKFKWGPAEQEAFEALKSHLKNLPTIARAKEGGKLQLYISASPKTVAAVLVAETENKGQQPVYFVSHVLNGPETRYTLVEKMAYAVLIAARKLRPYFDAHTIEVLTNFPLEKAISKLDTSGRLLKWAIELSEFDLEFRPRTAIKAQALADFIVEASYQEDEVQAEVWDVSVDGSAAQTGSGAGIIMKSPTGDIFEYAIKFTFNASNNEAEYEAAIAGIQMCLAADAKRVILTTDSQLVASQFSGEYEAKEPSMVKYLEKLRSVSAQLEKFSINLVPRAENTLAYALSKLAISNVADLKRTVMMEVMNKRSTESEVIRVMAITTTSEWYDNIQTYIQTGALPADLAEAKKTRRDSVWYIILWGRLYKKSFSLPFLRCLTAFESARLIEEMHEGTCGNHAGGKPLAIICQRQGYYWPTMLEDCRAYVKKCEKCQKFSAVINLPANDLMPILNPIPFAQ, encoded by the coding sequence ATGGAAAGGATAAAAATCCCGACAGGGAGATACGATGGGACGACAGATCCGAAGGATCACTGCACCACATTCGAACAGCACATGATGCTGTACACTGATTCTGATGCCATGTGGTGCAAAGTATTCCCATCCACACTCCTAGGAGGTGCAGCGAGCTGGTATAAGGGCATAGAGGCACACTCCATATACAGTTTCCGACAGCTGCAGGCGTCGTTTTTGTCACGATTTGTGAGCaaacagaagagaaagaaatcATCGGGAGAGTTGATGTCGTTCGCTCAAAGAGATAGAGAGCCGTTAAGGGATTATCTCACCCGCTTTAACAACGAGTCAATCACTATTCCCAATTTGCAGCAGGAGGTTGCTGTTCTGGCTCTTATGAGGGGAATGCAAGAGTGCGAATTCAAGAAATATCTCAGCCGGAAGTCATACACCAATCTGGGTGACGTCCTGCACAAGGCCAACGAGTACATCAGGGGGGATGAAATGATGAAGATCTCCAATGTGGTAGTGGCAACCGGCGGAAATGTCGGGTACAATCCAGGCTATAACCCACAGACGGGAAAAGGAGGAAACAATTTTCATCAGAGCAATAATCAGCAAGGGGCAGGCcagagaaaccagaataacaTAAATGCCAATCCACAAGGGCAGAGAAGCCGGCAAGACAGAAGGGAGTCCAGAGGACTCTTTGATAACTACACTCCGCTGAACACACCGCGGACGgcaatttataacataaacaaAAAGATGGATGGCTGGAGAAGGCCGCCACCAATGCAGAGTAGGGAAAGGAATGTCAAGAAATTTTGTGACTTCCATAATGAGCACGGCCACCTAACAGAGGACTGCAGAGACctcaaagacaacattgaggatatGGTCAGAAAGGGGTATTTCTCACAGTATAGGGCGAGGCAAGGAAATGGTAACAACAACTCGGTGGGAGGAAACCCTACCAATTCATACCGGCCACAAcagcaaaatcaacaacaataccCTAGAATCGAGCAACCATATCAGCCGCCTAGAATCGAGCAAAAACAGCCGGAAACCAGTGCCAGAGCAGAACAGAGGGATGGCGGGAAAAAACCACCCGTGTATGTAATTTCTGGCGGCCCAGTCCACGGAGGGACAATAAGCGGCGCCAGTAGAAGCTTGGAGGAACACAGGCACATGGTAAACTTTCATAACACAAGAGTGTGGCCTAACCCACCCAGCATACCAGTGATGACGTTCTCGGAATCGGATTGCAGAGGCATCATTTTCCCGCATGATGACCCACTAGTTCTTACAATTGATATAGCAAATGCCGATGTGAACAGAGTACTGGTAGACGGCGGCAGCTCAGCAAACATCATCTTCTGGGAAGCTTTCAAACAATTGCACATACCAGAGGACGAACTTCAAAGGGTGAACTACCCAGTAATCGGTTTCTCAGGATCTACAGTGTATCCAGAGGGTAGTATAAGGCTGCCGGTGAAAATCGGAGAAGGATCCGAAATGCGAGATCTCATGGTGGATTTCCTAATCATTAAAGTACCAGCGGCCTACAATGTGATCATCGGTCGCCCATTCATACATGACGTGCAGGCGGTAGTCTCCACCTATCACTTGACAATGATATATATGTCGAACCTGGAAAGGCCGGCAAAGATAAGGGGAAGTCAGTTGGCGGCAAGGTCCTGTTACTTGACTGCTTTGAGAACACCGGGAAGAATGGTCCCAGAAGTGAACTTGACTACTGAGCCGGCAAGGCAAGAGGTACACTTGACAACTAAGCCGGCAAGACAAGAACAACTGTCAAAAAGGAAGAGCTGCACAAAAAGGGGTCGAACAGACCTGAACATGGAACACTTTGATGAAAGGCCGGTATCAGCACCAAGACCAACGCCAGATGGTCTGACAGAAAATATCGAGCTGGAGGTTGGAAACATGGATAGAACAATCGTGATCGGTACAGAAATGGGGAGTGACATGAAGGTTAACCTCATAAGCTTGCTGAGGGAGCACGCGGACATCTTAGCATTCTCGGCGGATGAGATGCCTGGTATCGATCCAGAGATAATGGTCCACCGGTTAAACGCCGACAGAAATGTCAGGCCTGTACGGCAGAAAAAACGTAATTTCTCCATGGAAAAAATGACAGCAATACAAGAAGAGGTGGATAAACTGCTGGCGGCAGGTTTTATTGAGCCATGTGACTACCCTGAATGGTTGGCAAACGTAGTAATGGTAAAAAAGTTAAGTGGGTCAtggagaatgtgcgtagatttcaccaACCTTAACAGAGCATGTCCGAAAGATTTCTACCCATTACCACGGATTGATAGGCTGGTACACTCCACTAGCGGTCATGCAATGCTTAGTTTCCTAGATGCTTTCTCAGGGTATCATCAGGTCAGCCTGCATAAATCAGACAGGAAGAAGGCGGCCTTTATCACGGATGCAGGAGTTTTCTGTTATAAGGCGATGCCGTTCGGGTTGAAAAATGCAGGGGCAACATATCAAAGGCTGGTTGACAAGGTGTTTGCAGACCAAAAAGGCAGAAACGTGGAGGTCTATGTAGATGACTCTATCGTAAAAAGCCGGAAGGAGGAGGATCATGTTAGCGACCTCCGAGAAACTTTTGAAACTTTGAGAAAATACAGGatgaaattaaacccaaaaaaatgcgtcttcggagtAAGGTCGGGAAAATTCCTGGGTTTCTTGGTCAGCGAGCGTGGCATAGACGCTAACCCTGAAAAAGTAGAAGCAATCATCAGTCTGCCGCAACCCAAAAGCGTAAAAGACATACAACGGTTGACAGGAAAAATGGCCGCCTTAAACAGATTTGTGAGCAAGTCGGCAGATAAGCAAATGCCCTTCTTCACAACCCTGAGGCAAAACAAGAAGTTCAAATGGGGGCCGGCAGAGCAAGAGGCCTTCGAAGCTCTAAAAAGTCACTTAAAGAACCTGCCAACAATAGCAAGGGCAAAAGAGGGCGGCAAATTACAACTGTACATATCGGCGTCGCCAAAGACAGTTGCAGCAGTACTGGTAGCCGAAACAGAAAACAAAGGGCAGCAGCCGGTATATTTTGTGAGCCATGTGCTAAACGGCCCAGAAACAAGGTACACGCTGGTGGAAAAAATGGCATATGCAGTCCTCATCGCGGCTAGAAAGTTAAGACCATACTTTGATGCGCATACAATCGAAGTGCTAACAAACTTTCCTCTCGAAAAAGCCATCAGCAAGCTAGATACATCAGGCCGGTTGCTAAAATGGGCAATAGAGTTGTCCGAGTTTGACTTGGAATTCCGGCCAAGAACTGCAATCAAAGCCCAGGCATTGGCGGACTTCATAGTTGAAGCGTCATACCAAGAAGATGAAGTACAAGCTGAAGTATGGGATGTGTCAGTGGATGGTTCAGCTGCACAGACAGGCAGTGGGGCTGGAATAATCATGAAATCGCCAACAGGAGACATTTTTGAGTATGCTATAAAGTTTACGTTCAACGCGTCAAATAACGAGGCAGAATACGAGGCAGCAATTGCCGGCATCCAAATGTGCCTCGCAGCAGATGCCAAAAGAGTAATACTGACAACAGACTCCCAGCTGGTAGCAAGTCAATTCAGCGGAGAATATGAGGCCAAAGAACCTTCAATGGTCAAATACCTGGAGAAGTTGAGGTCGGTGTCGGCTCAGCTAGAGAAATTCAGCATTAATCTGGTACCCCGAGCAGAAAACACACTGGCATACGCCCTATCAAAGTTAGCAATTTCAAATGTCGCCGACTTGAAAAGAACAGTCATGATGGAAGTCATGAATAAGCGAAGTACGGAGTCGGAGGTAATACGGGTCATGGCCATCACAACTACCTCAGAATGGTACGATAATATCCAAACATACATACAGACTGGAGCCCTACCAGCAGATTTGGCAGAGGCCAAAAAGACAAGAAGGGACTCGGTTTGGTACATCATCCTGTGGGGACGGTTGTACAAAAAGTCATTTAGCCTGCCATTCTTAAGGTGCCTGACAGCATTCGAGTCAGCAAGGCTGATCGAAGAGATGCACGAAGGAACATGTGGGAACCATGCCGGTGGAAAACCCCTTGCCATCATCTGTCAAAGGCAAGGCTATTACTGGCCAACAATGTTAGAAGATTGTCGAGCTTATGTAAAAAAGTGCGAGAAATGTCAAAAGTTTTCAGCTGTGATAAACTTGCCGGCCAATGATTTGATGCCCATTCTGAACCCAATCCCATTCGCACAATAG